The nucleotide window CCTATACAAGAGGTGCTTTTTCTGGTGGTGAAGATTTAGCATGGATTTCTAGTAATGGAGGTGCCATTAATTTTATTACTAAAACAAATAGAAGAGGAAATCCTCATTTTGTAAAGAATGATAATAGAATCTATTTAAGCAATGGTTCTGGCCTAAGCTCAATTCGTTGGGATGGAACAGATGAAAAGAAAATTGTAAGTGTTACAGGTATTGTTACTTTTGGAAACTCTCATAAAGATAATGTAGACTTTGGACATGTAGATGATGATATTGTCGAAGAAAGAAATAATGCATCAAGACCTGTAGAAGTTTACATGGCTCCTGAAGGAGATAAAGCCATGGCTTTGATAACCAATGATATTTATGTAGTAACCGTTCCTAAATATGGACAAACTCCAACAATATCTGTATCTAACCCTTCTTCTGCGTCATTTCCTTCATGGAAGCTCACAACTTATGGAGGTGAATTTCCTTCTTGGGCAAATGATGGAAGCAGTGTGCATTGGTCTTTAGGTAAAGCCTTTTTTAGTTATGATTTGTTAGCAGCTAAAAAATTAGAACAAGACCTAAAGGATAAAAAGAAAGCTAGAAAAAAGGAACTTTCTAAATTATCTGATGAAAAAAGAAAAGAAGAAGAAAAGAAAGATAAAGAAGCAGCTAAAAAAAATAAGGATGATGCAACATACGAACCATTAGAAATTGATATAAACGTTGCTATCAAAAGAGATATCCCTAAAGGAACAGCCTTAATTCAAGGTGCAAGAATTATTACTATGAATGGTGATAAAGTCATTGAAAATGGAGATGTTTTAGTAGTAAATAATAGAATTAAAGCAATAGGAGAAACAGGAACTTTAGAGGTTCCTAAAAAAACTACAATAATAAATGCCAAAGGAAAAACAATTGTTCCAGGTTTTATAGATACACATTCTCATTTAAGAACTTATGCAGGCATTCATAAAAAACAAATTTGGTCTTATGCAGCAAACCTTGCTTATGGTGTAACTGCATCTAGAGATCCGCAAACAGGTACTACAGATGTGCTTACGTATTTTGATTTGGTAAAAACCGGACAAATGTTAGGTCCAAGAGCTTATTCTACTGGGCCTGGTTTAGGGTATTGGGCTTATAACTTAAAAAGCTATGAGCAAACAAAAGAAGCGCTTAAAAAGTACAGCAAGTATTACAATACGAATACCATTAAAATGTACATTGTTGGTAACAGACAGCACAGACAATGGGTAATTCAAGCTGCCAAAGAGCAACAATTAATGCCCACAACAGAAGGAGCTTTAGATTTTAAATTAAACCTTACAGAAATTTTAGATGGTTATCCAGGCCATGAACACTCATACCCAGTAACTCCTTTATACAAAGATATCATTCAATCTGTGGCAGAAGCTCAAATTGCTTATACTCCTACTCTACTAGTTTCTTATGGAGGTCCTTGGGCAGAGAATTATTTTTATTCTAGAGAAAACCCTTATCATGATAAAAAGTTACAATACTTTACACCTTACACAGATTTAGCAAGTAAATCTAGAAGAAGACCTGGTTGGTTTATGGATGAAGAACATGTTTTTACCAAACATGCAGAATTTGTAGAAGACTTAGTAAATGCTGGCGGTTTAACTGGTGTTGGTAGTCATGGCCAATTACAAGGATTAGGTTTTCATTGGGAATTGTGGGCAACAGCTTCAGGAACAAGTAATATGAATGCATTAAAAGCAGCTACAATTTTAGGTGCAAAATCAATAGGATTAGATGGAGATATAGGATCTTTAGAGGTTGGAAAAATGGCAGATTTCATCATTTTAGATAAAAATCCGTTAGATGATATTAGAAATACAAATACTATTTATCAAGTAATGAAAAATGGACGTTTGTATGATGCTAATAATCTGGATGAAGTATATCCGAGACAACAAAAGGCAACCGATTTTTGGTGGCATCAAAAAAAGCCAAATGGTTTACCAGGAATTAAAAACTAAAACAACAACTCTCAATATTATATTGAGAGTTTTTTTATGTTTTTTATTCAAATAAGGCTGCTAAAAATTCTGCTACACAAGCAGGTTTGTCTTGGCCTTTTATTTCTATTATACAGTTAAAAGTGACTTTAATTCCATTATTTGCTAAAGGCTCAATTTCTTTTACTGAACTAAGCATTCTTAATTCACTATTAACAGGTACAGGATTTGGAAAACGAACTTTATTCAATCCATAGTTTAAACCCATTTTTACACTTTTAATTGTAAAAGCTTCTTCTAACATTCTAGAAATCATAGCAACAGACATAAAACCATGAGCTACTGTACTTTTAAAAGGGCTTTCTATTGCAGCCCTTTCTTCATCAACATGAATCCATTGTTTATCCAAAGTTGCATTTGCAAAATCATTTATCATTTGTTGTGTAATAGTATACCATTCACCTGTAGGTAAATCTTTACCTTTTATTGAACAAAACTCTTCTAAATTTTTAAAAACTAACATATTTATATTTTAGTGTATTTATATTTTTTATGGATAATTGCTAAAGTTAATTTAGCAAATGTGTAAATTAGGAAAAAATTTAAATAATGAAAAAATTCACCTTATTCTTAACATTGATTTGTTTATCAGTGTATGGCCAAGAAAATCCTAATTGGATGAGACATTCAACTATTTCACCTGATGGATCTCAAATTGCTTTTACTTATAAAGGCGATATCTATAAAGTTAATGCAAATGGAGGAAAAGCACAACAACTAACTTTTCATAGCGCTCATGATTACAAAGCTGTTTGGAGTAATGATGGTAGTAAAATTGCTTTTGCCTCTAATAGATATGGAAATTATGATGTGTTTACAATGAATGCTGATGGTGGTAAAGCAACAAGATTAACTTTTCATTCTAATGATGAAAACCCTTACACATTTACAAGAAATGATAAAGAAGTTGTTTTTGGGGCTATAAGACAAGATGATGTAAATCACAGACAATATCCTACTAGATCACAATCAGAACTATATAGTGTTCCAGTAAATTCTGGGAGAGTAAAACAAATTTTTACAATCCCAGCAGAATCTGTACAATATTCTAAAGATGGTAAAATCATGTTATATCATGATGTAAAAGGAGGAGAAAATGAATGGAGAAAACACCATACATCTGCTATTACAAGAGATATTTGGATGTACAATACAAAAACTAATAAGCATGATATGATAACTAATCATACTGCTGAAGACAGACAACCTGTTTTTTCATCAGATGAGGAAAGTGCTTACTTTTTAAGTGAAAGAAGTGGCACATTTAATGTTCATAAAATGGATTTAAATAATCCTAATAATGTTGAACAGGTAACTTCTTTTAAATTACACCCTGTTCGTTTTTTAAGTATTGGTAATGGTATTCTTTCTTTTGGTTTTGATGGTGAATTATACACAATGAAAGAAGGAGAAAAACCAAAAAAAGTAAAGGTTACAATAGTTACGCAAGATAAAGACAATACAGATAAATTTATATCTGTTAATGGAGGCATAAATGAAATGTCTATTTCACCAAATGGAAAAGAAATTGCATTTATTGCTAGAGGTGAAGTTTTTGTAACTTCTGTAGATAAATCATTTACAAAAAGATTAACTAATACTCCAGAAAACGAACGTTTTGTTTCTTGGGGTCCAAAAGGAGAATCTGTAATATATAGCAGCGAAAGAAATGGAAAATGGTCTGTTTATAAAACTGAAAAAGTTAGAAAAGAAGAACCATTTTTCTACGCATCAACTTTAATAAAAGAAGAACCTTTAATAGAAAATAAATTAGATAATTATTTAGCTCAATATTCACCTGATGGAAAAAAAATAGCTTTTATTGAGGGAAGAAGAACGCTAAAAATTAAAGACATCCAATCTAAAAAAGAAGTTACTTTACTAACACCAAAAGATTTATTTCACATGAGAGATGGAGATAAATATTTTACTTGGAG belongs to Polaribacter dokdonensis and includes:
- a CDS encoding MaoC family dehydratase, whose product is MLVFKNLEEFCSIKGKDLPTGEWYTITQQMINDFANATLDKQWIHVDEERAAIESPFKSTVAHGFMSVAMISRMLEEAFTIKSVKMGLNYGLNKVRFPNPVPVNSELRMLSSVKEIEPLANNGIKVTFNCIIEIKGQDKPACVAEFLAALFE
- a CDS encoding amidohydrolase family protein translates to MKLQYNFIIAFVAGILSLSVNAQEKDSLSGQEKFKELSLDSGRMINFNTKEGTWLSLDISPDGETIMFSMLGDLYTIPFSGGKATRVTDGMALDTKPSYSPDGKSIAFASDRSGNDNVWILDLETKETKQVTKDRRGSVESVAWSPDGEYIVAAKGKRNLKLHLYHKDAGSGTQLIKEPASLKTVEPVFSADNKYIYYSTRNGGWNYNAQLPQYQISRYDLETGKSTRITSRYGSAFTPTLSSDGKYMVYGSRYEEKTGLVLRNLITGDENWLAYPVQRDEQESVASLGVLPAMAFTPDNKEVLASYGGKIYRIPVSGDNAIEIPFEVDVALAIGPKLDFKYPISDDPEMFANQIRNPKTSPDGKQIVFNALNKLYVMKLPDGKPKRLTKMDLNEMQPNWSPDGKEIVYTTWSDKDGGHLYKVNAKGGTPVQLTTTSALYNTPVWDAKTNRIVFTKGSAQNFKNAYTRGAFSGGEDLAWISSNGGAINFITKTNRRGNPHFVKNDNRIYLSNGSGLSSIRWDGTDEKKIVSVTGIVTFGNSHKDNVDFGHVDDDIVEERNNASRPVEVYMAPEGDKAMALITNDIYVVTVPKYGQTPTISVSNPSSASFPSWKLTTYGGEFPSWANDGSSVHWSLGKAFFSYDLLAAKKLEQDLKDKKKARKKELSKLSDEKRKEEEKKDKEAAKKNKDDATYEPLEIDINVAIKRDIPKGTALIQGARIITMNGDKVIENGDVLVVNNRIKAIGETGTLEVPKKTTIINAKGKTIVPGFIDTHSHLRTYAGIHKKQIWSYAANLAYGVTASRDPQTGTTDVLTYFDLVKTGQMLGPRAYSTGPGLGYWAYNLKSYEQTKEALKKYSKYYNTNTIKMYIVGNRQHRQWVIQAAKEQQLMPTTEGALDFKLNLTEILDGYPGHEHSYPVTPLYKDIIQSVAEAQIAYTPTLLVSYGGPWAENYFYSRENPYHDKKLQYFTPYTDLASKSRRRPGWFMDEEHVFTKHAEFVEDLVNAGGLTGVGSHGQLQGLGFHWELWATASGTSNMNALKAATILGAKSIGLDGDIGSLEVGKMADFIILDKNPLDDIRNTNTIYQVMKNGRLYDANNLDEVYPRQQKATDFWWHQKKPNGLPGIKN